From the genome of Salmonella enterica subsp. houtenae serovar Houten:
TACATTATTCTGTAAATCCTTTTCAATAAAGGCAACATCGTCTTCTTCTAATACACCTGCAATTTTCGCTGCCTCCATGAATGCTTGTTTAGTATTTTGCTCCAAAGCATGATGGCTGTTAAATATAAGGCATTTTATTTTTTCTGCAACTTTATAAAAAAAACATAGAAGCCAGTGGTCTTTTGTATGTATCAGGAAAGCTTCGTTGTCAGCTAATCCTGAGTGAGCAACCTTTGTAAGTAGTTGAGCGCTTAATACATTTTCTCCAGTGGTGGGATGAATAATCCCAAAGGGGTAATTCATCGAGAGAGAGGACGATTCTTGCACCAGATTTTGCGTTGCTGTCGCCAGTTCATCCGACGACAACATACGCGCTTGACACCATAGGTTTTCAACGCCAACATGTTCTTGATCTGTCTGAGCATACTGATCGCCGATAACTTTATGCGCTATTTCTAATTTTTTAGAAAGGTCGGTTGTTGCGGAACCAGCCATATAAAGTAATCTGGACGCGGTATGTAGTTTTTCCCAGTCAGTATTATTTTTAGTTAGCGCATTATTGGCGAGCTGATATAATACCAGACAAGCCTGATTGATTTTTTTGTCTATACCAGATTGTCCCGGTTTTCTTCCGCTAAAGAGATCAAAAAGAGTTTTCTCGACTTTACTGCCCAACTCATCCTTGCGTAGCGCAAGATTGCATAACAGATCAATACAGTGCTGATTACCGTTTTCCACTTCGTTAATCAACAATGCAAGTACTTCATCGCTCACCTCTTCTGAATATACACTTTCAAATTGCGGTATGCTCAATCGGTAAAGTGAATTTACACTCATAGTCATTTTATCTGCTTCCTGGTGTGCGAAACTGATAAACATCATGTAATATAATAATTTATATATTATGTTTGTGAAGAATCAGATTAAATCAGGCATAGACCTTATTTTTTTATTATTAAGATAACATTGAATTATCATTGGGGATATTCAGCAGCCCCCCTGAAGGGAGACCGCGGGTAACGCGCCAGCCGATAATATAAGAGATATTGCTGTATACACAGCATATTTGCTACCTGTCATGCCACCGAGGGCAGTAGTCATGGTTGACCCAATATACTCAAAGAGACGTGTCGCGTTTATGCGGCTCCGGTTTTCAGAGCAATGGCGCCGGAGGAGCCCCGGCGCTTTTTATTGTCTATGGAAAACCCCCAGCTAGGCTGGGGGTTCCGTAAAGCTTTCAGCTTTGAGTCGGTTATCAAAACCCCTTTTGATTTGTTAAAACACCTTGCGGTCTGGCAACTGCAAAAGTTCAACAAGAAATCAAAAGGGGGTCCCGATGGGGGACGAAAAGAGCTTAGCGCACACCCGATGGAACTGTAAATATCATATAGTTTTTGCCCCGAAGTACCGAAGGCAGACGTTCTACGGAGAGAAGCGTAGAGCAGTAGGCAGCATATTAAGAAAATTGTGTGAGTGGAAAAATGTACGAATTCTGGAAGCAGAATGCTGTACAGATCATATCCACATGCTTCTGGAGATCCCGCCGAAGATGAGTGTGTCGAGCTTCATGGGATATCTGAAGGGTAAAAGTAGCCTGATGCTTTATGAGCAGTTTGGGGATTTGAAATTCAAATACAGGAACAGGGAGTTCTGGTGCCGCGGATACTACGTTGATACGGTGGGTAAGAACACAGCGAAGATACAGGAATACATAAAGCACCAGCTTGAAGAGGATAAAATGGGAGAGCAGTTATCGATCCCTTATCCGGGTAGCCCGTTTACGGGCCGTAAGTAACGAAGTTTGATGCAAATGTCAGATCGTGTGCGCCTGTTAGGGCGCGGCTGGTAAGAGAGCCTTACAGGCGCATCTGAAAAACCTCCGGCTATGCCGGAGGATATTTATTTAGCCGAGCGCTTGGGCGAGTAGGGTAATGGGATGTTCACAGCGTTTGCTTGTCGACATCTCAATTTGCCACTTACAGGTTTCACAATCGGTGACGACAAGGTCGGCGCCGCTCTCTTCAATCTGGCGGAACAGCGGCGCGCCGATGGACTGCGATGTCGGATAGTTTTCCTTTTTAAATCCGTACGTACCGGCAATGCCGCAGCACTGTGAATCAAGAACCGTCAATTCAAGCCCCGGAATTTGACGCAACAGTTCAAGCGTGTAAAGCGTCCAGCCCATTTTTTCCATATGACACGGGGTATGGTAGACCACTTTCAGCGGCAAAGGGTTAAGCGGCAGCGTTTTCCCGGCATCCAGTTTGCGCCATAGCCAGCGGGTGGCCAACTCGATATGTTCGCGCAGTCCGGCGTTGTCCACGTCCAGCACTTCAGGATATTCATCGCGCAACGCAAACGTACAGGTGGATGACGTGGCGATGACCGGAATACCTTTGACGGCAATCGCCTCGCGTAGCGATTCCACATTGCTGATAGCCTGTTTGCGAGCTTTATCCGTAAAACCGTTAGCGATCAGCGGCACGCCGCAGCACTTCTCTTTACTCAATAGCTGTACGCCGGTACCCATTGCGTTCAGCACCTTAATCAGATCTTTTCCGAGCTGCGGATGGTTGTAATTCACAAAACAGCCATGGAAAAAGGCGACCTGATCGTTGTATTTAGCCTGCTGCGCCGCCACGCTACGATACCAGCAGCGGAAGGTGCCGAAGGAGTATTTTGGTAAGGCGCGGCGATGATCGATTTTTAGCGCATAATCAAGCAACTGGCGCACTGGCTTTAATGCGGTGGCGGTATTGACCACTGGCGCGAACGGCGTTGAGACACTGCCCATCAGATCGGTGTGGCTGAGAATAAAGTTACGCAATGACGGGCGCGTCGTATCGTATTTCGCGCGGGCGCGCTGGATGATATCGCCAATCTTCACGTCCGACGGACAGGCGACCTCACACCGTTTGCAGTTAATGCAATATTTCAGCGCCTCGTCATACAGTGCGCCGTCTTTCAGACGCAGACGCTCGCCATCCGGTCCGGCCTGTTTAGGACCAGGGTAGCCAGGATGAACGCGGCTGACCGGGCACGCGGTGGTGCACACCGTACATTTAATACAACTTTCAAAACGTGTGTCGCTCATTGCTGTTCTCCTGCACGCTCGGCGATATGGTACGCGGCCTGGAGGGCGCTGACTGCGCAGACGCCGCCGCCGCATCCCTGGGCTATAGGATCGAACCCCGCCAGCACAGAACCTATTGCATACAGATTTTCTACCGTGTTGCCCGCAAGGGAAGGGCGGAAAGCGTCATCCGTTACGACGCCAAACTGCTGCCAGGGCTGTGGGTCAAAGAAATGTTGTTGATACCATTCGGCGCGGGTGGCCGTTTGTTGTACGTCGAGTCCTAAAATGGGTTCGCGAATCCCTTCACGCTCGGCAACCAGACCGCTACTAAAGAAGCTACCGCTGGCGAGTACGGCAAAGCGCGGGCGCAGTGGGATATCGGCATGGTTGCGGGTCCATATTTCGCTCACGATACCGTGACGGCAGGTGACTTTTTTCACTTCATCGCCCGGCATCCAGATGCCGCCCTGACGGACAAACTGGCGCTGGAGCTGATTGTGAAGACGAATACCGAGCACCGACGGCGGCAGCGTCGGCAGCAGCGTGAGCGCGCAGGGCAGGCGTTCGTTAAGCCAGCGCCACAGCGTATCGTTCGCCAGCCCGAAACAGGCGGGCATGATGATCATGTCGTAGCTTGTCGCTATTGGCGACAGCGCGTCGTACAGCAGCGGCCATTTTTCTTCGTTATCAAGCAGACGTGCAATATTGACCGCACGAAATTCCGTCGGGTTATCACGCAGTACATCCAGTTCCGGAAGGTCGATTTCTGCGGTTTCAACGTTGAGATCGCGTTGGCGCAGCGACGCTGCCGCAAGGTGCGCCTGGAAATCCAGTAATCCGCTAACGCCGACGACGCAAATTTTCTGTGCGGACAATGGCCAGACCGGTACTTCCGGCGAGCTAAGCCAGGTTGAACGCAATGTGCCAAGCGGCGTTACACGCTGGTGCGCCTGCTGTACGTCACCGTATAACTGCGCGCCGCTGGCGTTAAGTAACGTTTGCGCCTGGTGCGCCAGCGTAAGAACTTTTTGCGCGCCTAAACGCGAATAAGGATGTTCAGGTGCCTGGCGGCGTAACGCATCAAGTCCGGCGGTAATTTCGGTCACCGGTTGGCCGTCGGGCAGGGCGCTGAGCAGATCCAGCGAGCCGGAGGAAAAATGCAGCGCGCTTTGTCCGCGGGTGACGATGGCGCAGCGTAATCCATGCTGCTGGAGTTGCAGTCCGCATAGCAAACCGGCGAGACCGCCGCCCATAATAACCGTATCAAATTTCATCCTGGTGCTCCTTCTCCAGACCGCATAATCCCTGATAAACCCAGCGCGTGAATTCGCTTTCGCGCAGCGCGTCTCCCCAGGCGACAGGTTGTACGCCTTTCCAGCGTTCATTCAGAAATTCAGAGAGTTGTGTAATAGATTGCGCCGCGGTCGTCACATTAAAACGCTGCAGTAGCCCGGCTGCGCGGCAGGCGCACAGTTCGCCCTGGCAAGTGCCCATCCCTACGCGGGTGCGACGGCGCAGATCCAGCAGGCTATTCACGGTTAAGTTTTCGACGGCATACTGCACTTCCCCCGCCGTGACGGCCTCGCATTCACAGACCAGGCTACGGTGTTGGCGGCCTTCGCTCAGCCATCCCGGCGTGCGATCGCCATGCCGATAAACCGCCGATCCGCGTAGCGGCGCGGGAAGCGAGATAATGCGTTTCAGCGTATGTTCCGTAGACTCTTTTGAGCCAGGCAGCGGCGTATCCGCCGTGATGCAGGGGCGAGTATTGCCTAACTTGCGGCACACGGCGTCGGTCGCCCATTCTGCCATCAGGCGGTAAGTCATTAGCTTCCCGCCGGTAATGGTAATGAAGCCTTCAAGCCCGTCGCGCTCGGCGTGGTCGAACAGCACAATACCGCGGCTGACGTTACGGCCGCTGGGATCGTCATCGCTGGCCACCAGCGGGCGGACGCCGGAATAAGCGCGCAGAATACGCGTTTTCGCCATGACAGGGGCCAGTTTTTCCCCTTCACGCAGCAGGATATCGACTTCATCTGCGGTGACGCGGTTGCTGTCTATCTCATTGTAATCAATATGAGTCGAGGTGGTGCCGATCAGTGAAATCGTATCGCCAGGTACCAGAATGTCGGCATCCGATGGTTTCCGGCAGCGGTTAATCACATGCTGGTTGATCCGATGGTCCATGATCAGCAGCGATCCTTTCGCCGGGAACATACGAATACTCAGGTCGGCATATTCGGCAATCCGTTGCCCCCAGATACCTGCCGCATTAACCACCACCGGCGCATGAAGCGTCTGGGTTTCGCCGGTGAGATGGTTGCGCACATGAACGCCGCAGACCGTTGCGTTTTCGCGAATGAGGCCGGTCACTTCATGCGCTGTTAATACGATTGCGCCATGTTCTCTGGCATCCAGCATATTGGCGGCAGTAAGGCGGAAAGGGTCCACAGTGCCGTCCGGCACTTTTACCGCGCCGATGAGCGCAGGGTTAACGGCAGGTTCGATGATGCGAGCCTGCTGCGGATCGATGGCTTCAGCGCGAATGCCTGCCGCTTCACAGGCGCGAATAAAGGTGGCCTGAAACGCAAGATCATCTTCCGGCAACGTAATAAACAGACCATCCGTCGGTTCGACGCAATGGCGGGCGATCCGTTTTAAGATCTGATTTTCACTAATGCACTCGCGCGCGGATTCCGCGTCGGTAACGGCATAACGAGCGCCGCTGTGCAGCAGCCCGTGGTTACGCCCGGTCGCGCCGGTCGCTATATCATGCCGCTCTACCAGGATGACACGTAAACCGCGCAGCGCGCAGTCGCGGGCGATCCCTGCGCCTGTTGCTCCACCGCCAATGATAATCACGTCACTTGCTTGCGAGTCGCGAATTTTCATTGTTTTTCCTCACAGTTCGTTTTTTATCATTTAGCCATACAAAACATATGGAATGTTTGATTTCGCGCATAATCGCTCATCATTCGAAAATGAAACGTGATTTCGTGCGCCTTTCTGAACATTATTCATAAATCTGTAACAATATGTGCTGTAATTCACATTCATGAGACAGATCTTTACTTAACATCGCGGCCACACTGGGAGCAGCGGGGTCGTTTGAACGAACTGCGGTGTTTATCTCTAAATAAAATACGGGCCACGGAGGCTACAATATGTTGAGTATTTTTAAACCAGCGCCGCATAAAGCGCGCTTGCCAGCGGCGGAGATTGATCCAACCTATCGCCGGTTACGCTGGCAGATTTTTCTGGGGATATTCTTTGGCTATGCCGCGTATTATCTGGTGCGTAAGAACTTTGCCCTCGCGATGCCCTATCTGGTAGAACAGGGGTTTTCGCGCGGCGATCTGGGCTTTGCGCTGTCCGGGATTTCCATCGCTTATGGTTTTTCGAAATTTATAATGGGGTCGGTGTCCGATCGCTCGAATCCGCGCGTTTTCCTGCCGGCAGGGTTGATTCTGGCCGCAGCAGTCATGCTGTTTATGGGCTTTGTGCCGTGGGCGACATCCAGTATCGCCGTGATGTTTGTGCTGTTGTTCCTTTGCGGCTGGTTCCAGGGGATGGGGTGGCCGCCGTGCGGTCGTACGATGGTTCACTGGTGGTCGCAGAAAGAGCGCGGCGGCATCGTATCGGTCTGGAACTGCGCGCATAACGTCGGCGGCGGGATCCCGCCACTGCTGTTCCTGCTGGGGATGGCGTGGTTTAACGATTGGAAAGCGGCGCTCTATATGCCAGCCTTTGGCGCGATTGTGGTGGCGCTGTTCGCTTTCGCGATGATGCGCGATACGCCGCAATCTTGCGGTCTGCCGCCTATCGAAGAGTATAAAAACGACTATCCGGACGACTACAACGAAAAAGCGGAAGAAGAGCTCACCGCAAAGCAAATCTTCATGCAGTACGTATTGCCGAACAAATTACTGTGGTATATCGCTATCGCCAACGTGTTTGTCTACCTGCTGCGCTACGGTATCCTCGACTGGTCGCCAACGTACCTGAAAGAAGTGAAACATTTCGCTCTGGATAAATCCTCCTGGGCATATTTCCTCTATGAATATGCAGGTATTCCAGGCACCCTGCTGTGCGGCTGGATGTCAGACAAAGTCTTCCGCGGCAACCGTGGCGCGACGGGCGTATTTTTTATGACCCTGGTCACTATTGCGACCATCGTTTACTGGATGAACCCGGCTGGCAACCCAACCGTTGATATGATTTGTATGATCGTTATCGGCTTCCTGATTTACGGGCCGGTGATGCTGATTGGTCTTCATGCGCTGGAACTGGCGCCGAAAAAAGCGGCGGGTACGGCGGCGGGCTTTACCGGTCTGTTTGGTTATCTGGGCGGTTCTGTCGCTGCAAGCGCCATTGTGGGTTATACCGTTGACTTCTTCGGTTGGGATGGCGGTTTCATGGTGATGATCGGCGGCAGTATTCTGGCGGTAATCCTGCTGGTGGTCGTGATGATTGGCGAAAAACGCCATCATGATGAGCTGCAGTTAAAACGCAACGGAGGCTAATAACATGAAAACCACACTGAAAAACCTTAGCGTGGCGTTGATGCTGGCAGGAATGACCATAGGAAGCAGCGCTATAGCGGCTGAAAAAGTCGTCATCGCCCACCGTGGCGCCAGCGGTTATCTGCCGGAACATACGTTACCGGCGAAAGCAATGGCGTATGCGCAAGGGGCTGATTACCTGGAGCAAGATTTAGTGATGACAAAGGACGACCATCTGGTCGTCCTCCATGACCACTACCTTGACCGGGTGACTGACGTCGCTGACCGTTTTCCGGACCGGGCGCGTAAAGACGGGCGCTATTACGCCATCGATTTTACGCTGGATGAAATTAAATCCCTGAAGTTTACCGAAGGGTTTGATATTGAAAACGGCAAAAAAGTACAAACTTATCCGGGCCGTTTCCCGATGGGGAAATCTGATTTCCGCATTCATACTTTTGAAGAGGAAATTGAATTCGTTCAGGGCTTAAATCATTCCACCGGTAAAAATATTGGTATTTATCCAGAAATTAAAGCGCCGTGGTTCCATCATCAGGAAGGAAAAGATATTGCCGCGAAGACGTTGGAAGTTCTGAAGAAGTATGGTTATACCGGCAAGCAGGATAATGTCTATTTGCAGTGTTTTGATGTCGCTGAGCTGAAACGTATTAAGAATGAACTGGAACCCAAAATGGGGATGGATCTCAATCTGGTTCAGCTTATTGCGTATACCGACTGGAATGAAACACAGCAGAAACAGCCGGATGGTCGTTGGGTAAATTACAACTACGACTGGATGTTTAAGCCGGGCGCTATGAAGCAGGTGGCGGAATATGCGGACGGTATTGGCCCGGATTACCATATGTTGGTCGCGGAAGGCTCGACGAAAGGGAATATCAAGCTGACTGGAATGGTGCAAGACGCGCATCAGAATAAGATGGTAGTTCATCCTTACACTGTGCGTGCCGATCAATTACCGGACTACGCCACGGATGTCAATCAGTTGTACGATATCCTGTATAACCAGGCGGGGGTCGACGGGCTGTTCACCGACTTCCCGGATAAAGCGGTCATGTTCCTGCAGAAAAATGACTAAGGGGATGACATAGTCGAAGTGAAGCGCCGGATGAGGGCATAAACGCCTCATCCGGCCTGGCGCAGCGCTCGCCAGCATAGGTCTGGTAAACGCAATGCCATCAGGCGGTGTTGTTTTATAGCCAGCCCTCATCGGTCAGCGTTGTCATACAATTTTGCAATAAAAATAGTGGGCTTCCTTCTACCGGTGGTTCTTTTGCCAACAGAGAAATTTGTCGATAAAAGGTGGGTTCCAGCGCCACAGAACATAATTTTCCTGCCGTAGCTTTTAAGGTTAATTCTGGCAATAAGGCGATACCTAATCCCTGTCGAATAAAACTCAGCGCAGTATCGGGATGGTTAAATTCATATTTAAATATCGGCTCAATACCCTTTTCTTTAAACAACGCCATAATGCTTAATTCATAACGCCCCTTGCTGACAATAAGCGGTTCGTCCATGAGTTCTTCAACAGTTACTGTACTATTGGTCGCCAGGGGATGATTTTCAGGCACCACTACGGTGAATTTATCCCGGTAAATAGGGACGCAATACATACCATTAACCGGAAAAGGAACGAAACCGGCATCAATACTTTCGTTTTGCAGCGAATCAATAATCGCCGTGCTGTTCTCTTCATAGGGGATAATTTTTACGTTAGGGTGATGGCTTTCAAAATAGCGAATCACGCCGGGCAAAATACAGGCGCAGGCGCTGGGAAAACAGCCAATCCGTAGCGTACGGGCCGGGTTCTTTTTTTCTTGTTCGGCAATCTCTTTTACCGCGTTGACGTCGCGCTGGATCGCGCGTAAGTGCCTGACGATGCGGCTACCGGCAGCGGTAAGCTCAATCTCTTTGCGACGCTCGCGAATCAATATGTCAACGCCGAGCTCCTCCTCAAGCGCGGAGATGGCCTGGCTGACGGCGGATTGCGTCATATACAGCCGCTTGCTGGCCTCGGTAAATCCGCCGTACTCCAGCACGGCAAGCAGAGCGTGAATTTGGGTTAGCGTCATTAGTAAAACCTAATCAATATAATTAAAACGATTAATTTCTCTAATAGCGTGCGCTTATTTATACTGACGGTCTATCGAATACATCACATTTTGACGCACCTGCCAGGTGTTCAGTTGAGCTGAGCGTTGCCTGCGTGCGCCATCTGAACGGGTCGTTAAAAATGAAAGAAAAATTATGGACGAAGGATTTTTGGGCAATAACCATAGTCAGTTTTATTATCTTTTTTGTCTTTTATGTACTGCTAACCTTATTACCTATTTATATCGCTGACCGCCTACATGCTTCTGCGGATAAGGCGGGTTTATTAGTGACATGTTTCCTGGCCGCGGCAATTGTTATTCGGCCGTTTGCCGGACAGTGGGTGGGAAAATATTCGAATAAAAAGATTCTGGTGCTCTCTTCTCTGGCTTTTTTGGTGATTACCGCGCTGTATCCGGTTTGCCATTCCATTGAGTCGCTGCTCTTTATCCGCGTGTTTCATGGAATTACGTTTGGTGTTATCACCACGGTAAAAGGAACTATTTCAGCGCGGCTGATTCCAGCCTCCCGACGTGGGGAGGGCATCAGCTTTTTCTCTCTGGCAATGGGCCTGGCGATGGTGGTAGGACCGTGGATAGGACTCAATATGGCCCGCTGGAACGCGTTCACTGCGGCGTTCTGGCTCTGTACCGCTGTGGCGGTAGTAGGGATTGTGCTTTGCCTCATCGTGACAGTCCCTCCAGTGATTCGTCATGCCGATGGTTCCAGACCGAGCCTGGGTTTTGCCGCGATGTTTGATCGCGCTGCCTTGCCTTTTGCGCTGGTTACTTTTTTCATGACCTTCTCCTATGCTGGCGTATCGGCTTTCCTGGCATTGTATGCTCGTGAGCTGGATTTAATGGCAGCGGCCAGTAATTTCCTGCTGTGCTACGCTATTTTCCTGATGATATGCCGTACCTTCACCGGCAATGTTTGCGATAAAAAAGGGCCGAAATATGTTGTTTACCCCTGTCTGTTGGCCTTTGCCATTGGTCTGGTGGCGCTGGGCTACACCAATGGCAGCATCATGATGATTATTTCCGGCGGTTTAATCGGTATCGGCTACGGTTCGGTCACGCCGGTTTTCCAGACGCAAATTATCAGCTCGGTTGAACCGCATAAAATTGGTGTGGCGAATTCACTCTTCTTTAACGCGATGGACGCCGGAATGGCGATTGGCGCCTTTATCATGGGAATGATGGTTGAACCGGTTGGCTATCGTATGATTTATGTGGCGGGCGCGGTGCTGGTGGTGCTCGCTGGCGCATTGTATGCCGTGCAGATGAAAAAACGTGGCGCGATGCCTTTGGTTTCCGCCAGCGAGTTGCACTGAGTTACATTTCGATTTCGATATCGCCTTTTGCCCTGCAGCAGCAGGGCAAAATTTCTCCCGGCTGGATAAACGCTAATGGCTCCGTAATCCAGTCAACCTGGCCGGCGACCAGCCGTGTACGACAGGAGCCGCAATATCCCGCGCGGCACTGATATTCCACCTCAACGTTATGCGACTCCAGCGCGACCAGCAGAGAAGGGTGGTCATCCTGGCACAGCAGTTGTGCGCCAGTGATGCGCAGCGTGACGCGTCCCATCAGAGCTGGAAATTGCTCAGATCGTCGGTATCGACTTCCGAATCGATTTGTCCGACCAGATAAGAGCTCACTTCCACTTCCTGTGGCGCGACCTGAACGTTATCGGAAACCAACCAGGTATTGATCCACGGGATTGGGTTGGAGCGGGTCTGGAACGGCAGATCCAGACCCACCGCCTGCATACGAATATTAGTAATATATTCAACGTATTGACACAGGATATCTTTATTCAGGCCGATCATCGAACCGTCGCGGAACAGATAGTCCGCCCACTCTTTTTCCTGCTGCGCCGCCTGCACGAACAGGTCATAACATTCCTGTTTACACTCTTCGGCGATTTCCGCCATCTCCGGGTCGTCCACGCCGCTACGCAATAGGTTTAGCATATGTTGCGTGCCGGTCAGATGCAGAGCTTCGTCACGGGCGATCAAACGGATAATTTTGGCGTTGCCTTCCATCAGTTCACGCTCGGCAAAAGCGAAAGAGCAGGCGAAGCTGACGTAGAAGCGAATGGCTTCCAGCGCATTGACGCTCATCAGGCACAGGTAGAGCTTCTTCTTGAGTTCACGCAGGTTCACGGTAATGGTTTTGCCGTTCACTGTGTGCCTGCCAACGCCGAGCAGATGCCAGTAACTGGTCATCTCAATAAGTTCGTCGTAGTAGGCGGAGATACCTTCGGCGCGCTTCTGAATTTGCTCATTGGTCACGATATCGTCAAAAACGACCG
Proteins encoded in this window:
- the yfaE gene encoding ferredoxin yields the protein MGRVTLRITGAQLLCQDDHPSLLVALESHNVEVEYQCRAGYCGSCRTRLVAGQVDWITEPLAFIQPGEILPCCCRAKGDIEIEM
- the nrdB gene encoding ribonucleoside-diphosphate reductase 1 subunit beta, which produces MAYTTFSQTKNDQLKEPMFFGQPVNVARYDQQKYDIFEKLIEKQLSFFWRPEEVDVSRDRIDYQALPEHEKHIFISNLKYQTLLDSIQGRSPNVALLPLISIPELETWVETWAFSETIHSRSYTHIIRNIVNDPAVVFDDIVTNEQIQKRAEGISAYYDELIEMTSYWHLLGVGRHTVNGKTITVNLRELKKKLYLCLMSVNALEAIRFYVSFACSFAFAERELMEGNAKIIRLIARDEALHLTGTQHMLNLLRSGVDDPEMAEIAEECKQECYDLFVQAAQQEKEWADYLFRDGSMIGLNKDILCQYVEYITNIRMQAVGLDLPFQTRSNPIPWINTWLVSDNVQVAPQEVEVSSYLVGQIDSEVDTDDLSNFQL